The DNA window AACAGCATATAATCACTCATAACATGTGCCAAGAAACACCAGCTGATCTTTAGAACAGCATGTAAAGCCATCAATTACTCTAGCACACAAGATCATTTATTGAACACTTGCAATGATAGACAAAAGTAACTAAAAACGGTAAAACACTTGCAATTTGGCATGAGAATCACACAAAGCTGATGCCGCAAATCAATGAGGCGAATTGAGCCCTTTGAACTACTATATGCTAGCATATTACAGTGGGTAGGGTGAAACTCTGCTGATGTTATAACCTCTGCAATGATAGACATTACAATAACCATTACTTTTGCAAATATATTGAACAGCACTGAACTTGCATATGCTTTAAGAAGTGAAAGCAACAAactaaagtaccaaaatagaataGGCTTACCAGTTAGATCCTCCATGTTTGCAGGCTTTACATCGACAATATTGAAACTTTGATTGCTAATTTCCAAGTTCCAAAGATTTATACTGGAGGACACTGCTTCAACTCTGATAGCCTCCTTGAAAAAGTGCTTTCTTCTCAAAGCATTGGTCAAAAGGCTCCTGAAAGATGAAACAAAAGGAGGTCCACACAGAATAAGACATTAACTACGGCCCTCGCAAAAACTGCAAAGTTCTGTGAATTAGCATACCTACAATTTTTGGAAATAACTGCTTTAGCTCGTTCCATAGAGAGACCAAGCAAATATGCTAAGTTTGCAACATCATTAGGCCCTCTTAACTTCACATACAGAAGGTGCAGCACTAGAAAGTATGACATTTTTTCCTCGAGTCCAATCCAGCAGCAACTGGAAAGAATGCTACAGATAATTAGTTCACATTGACAGCATCCACTACTATCTAGAACAACCAAAATTGCATCTTATAAAGCAACTAAAAAATCATAACTAAATCTCTCAATTTTTGCTACTCACCAATTGTTCATATCCTAGTTCATCACCATTTCATCagctataaatttatattttaatgcgCTAAAACACAAGAATTATGAGAACacagtaaaaaaaaagaagaaaaaaagaaagaaacaaccGTTCAAAAACAATGTGACAAGCTCTGGATTCCTCACCTTAGCATTGGATATGATTTGCCTCATTTGATGAACATCCACAATAAGATCagaatatgttatttcaaaatatATCCCACGCTGTGAGACCTCAAGATGAAAATATCCATTaaaacaaatcaaattttcaattttgaatgAGTATAGAAATCAAGTCAATAACAAACCTTAATAGCAGCTTTAACCATAGGCAATTTCAATCGAAACAGCAACTTGTCTGAGAAATCAATTGAAATTATATCCAcctaaatcacaaaaaaaaaagttaaaacctATATCTTTAAAACCAAATTGGAAAAGgaaccaaatatatatatctatcttATTCCCAGATCTTGTCCATACCTTTATTCTTTAGAATAACCTTCTGGCCTGGTTGAGTGCCAGGACGGACCTGCAAATTGAAAGCAACATAGATTAGGAGCCTCAACTATAACAAATAATTAGAGGTCCCTTTCTAAGCTTATCACAATCATACACAATTTCCAACAAACCTTGAGCACAACATCACTGGTAAGAGTTGGGACCTGGATGGTTCCTCTCAAGATTGCCtgcaaaaaagggaaaaaattcaaattaattcatttatcaGATAGAAGGACCAGTCTCACCAGGAGGACATATACAAAAGGCACATTGAAGCAAACAGTAGAATATAATCCCAGAGTTAACAAACATATTAGTCATTgcttaaaaagatttaaaaagaaaTGCACAGTTAGAAAATCCAACAAAGTTATTTGACAGTGGGATATAATCCACTGTAGGATATAATCCCAGAGTTAACAATCCCATAGTTTACTACTAAATTTCAAAGAAATGAAAACCCAAACATTCTAATGGATCAAAACCCATTAATACCATCGCAAAATCGAAACTAAATTTCagcataaaattagaaaaaacgAGGAGAAATCGTAGAAAATCGAAGTAAAAAAGGTAGGGAAATTGAGAGGGTGGCTGGGGTAGATCAGATAAAACCGAAGCGTTGAAAACTTACCCGGAAAGTAACCATTGTTGTCTCTTACTCTTTTTGCTCGATGTAGGAGATGAAGGAAGCGTTGACAACCTAAGTTTATCTCCTATCCAATCTTCAATCAATTACGAAAATCAATCCCAGACGAACAAAAATATACAGAAGACTCACCGGCAGAGGGCAGAGGAACAAAGAACCAGCAGAGGGCAGAGATGAGGGCAAAGAACCAGCAGAGAGCAGAGAGCAGAGACCAAAGAGCAAAGAAGGGCGTTCGTGTGTGGCTAAAAAAGTAAATGAACCAGCCCAAAAAGCACTTTTTggctaaaaaactaaaaatttttactTCTCCATCTGGCCAAAAACACTTCTCAGCTTCTGAAATTTGCTACCAAATGAAActtgttcttcattgcttttcaAAGAAAAGCACTTTTCTAAGTAAAAGCTCGTTTCTTAAGTAACGAAGAACACAGCCTTAGTATTGTTGTCGATCAAATCTTCTGTTTCTGTTTAAAGATGGGAGAGGACTATAGTTAATTctagatattatataaaaaagaacagatatgataaaaatttatagattaatgttaattttttttaatattagcttaagggtgtaaaaagccttaaacattttcaaaaaaacaattaactctctcttttttttacactcaatttGGTAATTGAACTTTCAAACGTATAAAAAAGGtcttcaaacttttcaaaaaaaaaattaagtctctccttttttttacactaaaataagtaattgaattatcaaaattcattaaaaagaCTCTTTGACCATTAACTTAAACAGTTGACTGCTCCTAATTGTTTTAGTTAAAGTTAACACGTGTCACAACTATGACATGACATGTGacaaaaaaagataaaagataaaaataaataaaaattataaaagttattaaattttaataaaaatataaatattaaaaattagaaaaaaatttataaaattttataaagtcgtaagaaaattataaaaaatataaagaaatataaaattcgtaaaaaattataaaaatattgtacCAAAagaagtttttttatatttttttattttttatcatttttcatcaCATGTCACGTTGTGTTACGATACGTGatggctttaactgaaaaaatacCAAGGAGTCATTAACTTTGACGGTCAAcggttaaagttaatggttaaaggattttttttctagatttcataatttttttatgatttttataaaattttataattttttaaagatttttatattttttctaacttttaataaaatttaaatatttttatatttttattaaaatttaataatttttataaaaaatttatttttataattttttgtcacaTGTTACGCCGTGGTTGTAACACGATGTGACTTTaactggaaaaaaaattaaagatagtTGATTTTAAAAATCAACTGTTAAAGTTAACAGTAAAgtctttttaatacattttgataatttaaatatcaaattgagtgtgagaaaaaaaaacaaagacttaattattttttaagttttcagtatttaataaatatgaagtGCGCAGGGGATTTTCAACTGTTACACACGTACCAAAATAAGTTCATATTACAAcaaatatacaaaagaaaaagttatttaattatgaaaagaacATAAGCAtccttatatatttttcattttcttttaaggCCTCCTTTGGATCTAAATTTTGCATCAGTTCAGTGCGTTTTCTATTGATTTCTGTGCAACTGCTGCTTTGAAGCTCTTTGGATGGCCAACTTTCAGTGCAGTGGAAGGGAGTTCATCGCACCACACCCCAAAATTTCCACTGCTCTATTTCTGGCCAATTGAAAATTCAAAACTCCAAACGCAGCTGTCATTCCTTTTTTACCCcttttcatttattaataaattgaataaagaaaagtaaaaaaaaaactttgatggaAAAAATAGAAAACGTTGATGGCTAAAGGaaaaaacattttattataaatttatattttaatattttattaaataaattaataaattcacatattttaataatttaaaaaaagtaaaataatttaaaatttttttattatatatcaattctaatatgatgtccttaatagttattttttattctcacctcaccgttacaactgcgtttgaatccaaacacatacTTCACCGCTatttctaatctcactgctacaatacctaatctcaccgctatagtaactaatctcaccgtcaccgctatttttaacctcaccggagctaaacacaccgcccatccaaactaagcctaagagttatacatatttatatgaaaaagaatgtGTTATACAATAATTGCTTTTATCGGAAATAAACATACCGTCCATTTAAAGTCGcattagttttaaatattttaataaaatttttgtttattaaatttgaaagaaaaagttaaattacaaatataattctctgtttttataaaaatagagtTGGACGAAAGAGTCAAATCAAAGAGAGTAAATAGTTGGGTGGAAAGAAAATGAGGGAGATGCAAACAAGTGTATGGAGCGAGGGGGATGCATATCATGTTTAAAAGCTCAAGGAGGGTGAAACAATTCAATCATACTTGCACCGGCATTCGGTTTTTCTCCTTCTCAGCCTTCAAATAAAGGATGGAGAGGAACATATCCCTGGTTTCCCTGTTATGCTTCATTCTTTTCAATGGGTGTTTGGTGTTTGAGGCGGATGCTGTGAAAAGCCAACGCAGCGAAAAGCTCAAGCTGATTCACAGGCATTCACCTGAGCTAGGACACAATCCTGGAACGACCCTTGGACCCCCAAAAAATTCAGAGGAACGATTAAAACAGCTGGTGCAGAGCGACAAGGCTAGACTTCATGCCATTAAACGGAGGCTAGGCGTAGTGGGGAAGGCGAACGATTGGGTGGAGTTCCCATTCCGATCGGCGGCAGATATGGGGATCGGGCAATACTTTGTTTCCTTGAGGATGGGGACCCCTGCCAAGACCTTTACTCTGCTGGTGGATACGGGTAGCTGTCTTACATGGTTTAAATGCAAATATTTGTGCGTTGATTGTTCCTCAGTCGAGGAAGGCCAAAGGTATTTTTACCCTAATCAATCAAGCAGCTTTAAGAGCATTCCATGTTCATCACAAGAGTGCAAGACCATCGACAAAGCAAGTACTCTCGTAACTTGCCCTCATCCAAACGCACCATGCTATTATGATTACAGGTAATTATATATTCATaatcacttttttatttttttttacgaGTCCAATATCACAACAATTGTATTATTTGttgtttatttaaataaattaaaaagcttaatgataaatttagtcacttttgcatgttttgtcaaaatggtttatttttgtttattaatcacattttATCCTTTTTTGGCTGGCTGTTTGATATACTAGAGTTAACCTAACCTTGTTACGCTTGTTGTTCATAGTTATTTGGATGGATTAAATGTGGGGGGATCCTACTTCAATGAAACAGTTAAATTCCGATTCAGCAACGGCCAAAAGAAGGGACTAGAAATGACGATGGGGTGCACCGATGGTTTAAACCAAAAGAATAGGTTTAAGACAGTCGATGGGATACTAGCATTAGGGCTCAATCCGTTGTCTTTTGCTGTGAAAGCAGCTCATGAGTTCGGGGGCAAGTTTTCCTTCTGCTTGGAGAATCATTGGATCATAAAATCGGAGAGCAGCTACCTCGTCTTTGGTGCAGAAGATCAAGTGCCAAACATGCAATTCACAGATCTGTTAACCGAAGAATCAAAAATGACCTCACTTTATCCTATAAAGGTCACCGGTATCTCAGTTAATGGCACGATGCTGGATATTCCATCATATGTATGGGATATGACTGACAGAGGAGCCGGTGGGATGATTGTGGACTCAGGTAGTACCGTAACGCATCTGGTGGA is part of the Gossypium hirsutum isolate 1008001.06 chromosome D11, Gossypium_hirsutum_v2.1, whole genome shotgun sequence genome and encodes:
- the LOC107912459 gene encoding aspartic proteinase NANA, chloroplast — protein: MERNISLVSLLCFILFNGCLVFEADAVKSQRSEKLKLIHRHSPELGHNPGTTLGPPKNSEERLKQLVQSDKARLHAIKRRLGVVGKANDWVEFPFRSAADMGIGQYFVSLRMGTPAKTFTLLVDTGSCLTWFKCKYLCVDCSSVEEGQRYFYPNQSSSFKSIPCSSQECKTIDKASTLVTCPHPNAPCYYDYSYLDGLNVGGSYFNETVKFRFSNGQKKGLEMTMGCTDGLNQKNRFKTVDGILALGLNPLSFAVKAAHEFGGKFSFCLENHWIIKSESSYLVFGAEDQVPNMQFTDLLTEESKMTSLYPIKVTGISVNGTMLDIPSYVWDMTDRGAGGMIVDSGSTVTHLVEQAFEKVIAAFEPSLSMYNKTKGNLDYCFNAPPAGEFDETRVPRVALHFEGGAKLEPAVNGYIFDDSKGVKCLGFTRLAWPQMNILGNLLMQNHLWEFDLANKKVGFARSKCMLD